The Desulfuromonas sp. DNA window TCTTCATCCGCTTCACGCAGAGCGGTCGCCTTGAGGGATTCATCGACAGCCTCGCGCGCCCCTCCCGGAAAAGAAATCTCCCCCTGGTGATGCCTGACCTCTTCCGTCCGCCGGATAAACACAAGGTGCGGCTCACCTTCCCGCTCAAAAAGCGGCAGAAGAACCGCCGCAGGTCGCATCGAGCCAACGGTCAACCGGCGCTGCGGGAACCGCGAGAGCGCCTGCCGGATCGAGTCGGTATCGATCATCAGACGGTCAGGGACGAAGCGTTGGTGCGCAGGGCTGCAATCGTTTTTCGATAATCGGAGCTACTGAAAACAGCACTTCCGGCGACAAAAACGTCGGCGCCGGCAGATGCTACGCGGCTGATATTGTCAGCCTTGACACCGCCATCAACCTCAAGTTCGCAATCGAGCCCGCGGCTGTCGATCATCTTGCGCAGCGTCTCGATTTTCGGCAGGCATGATTCGATGAAAGACTGGCCGCCAAACCCCGGATTGACCGACATTACCAGTACCAGGTCGAGATCGTCGAGAATCGATTCGAGGGTATTGACCGGCGTACCCGGATTGATCGAAACACCTGCCTTCTTACCGAGCGTCTTGATCAGCTGGACGGTCCGGTGCAGATGCGGCACTGCCTCCTGGTGTACGGTAATAAGGTCAGATCCGACCCGGGCGAACTCCGGAATATACTGGTCGGGATTTTCGATCATCAGGTGAACATCGAACGGCTTGTCGGTGACCGGCCGCAGGCCATCGACCACCAGCGGTCCGATCGTAATGTTCGGCACGAAGTGTCCATCCATGACATCGACGTGAATGTAATCGGCACCGGCGTCGGCAATCGCCTTGACTTCATCACCGAGCCGGGAAAAATCAGCTGAAAGGATCGAGGGGGCAATCTTGACCATCGGTAAAGCTCCTGTCTGTCGTCGCTGGGTTCCGTTAAGTGTGTACTTTGCCATGATTGCCGGCACGGTTCAACCGCAAAGCATGCCAGCCGCCAGCCCTTCAACTCCCGTTCTTGCGGAAACGGACCGCGTAAAAAGCATCCATGCCATCATGTCGGTGCGGCCAGCTGCGCAGAGCACCCTCTTCGGTCAACAGGTCT harbors:
- a CDS encoding ribulose-phosphate 3-epimerase yields the protein MVKIAPSILSADFSRLGDEVKAIADAGADYIHVDVMDGHFVPNITIGPLVVDGLRPVTDKPFDVHLMIENPDQYIPEFARVGSDLITVHQEAVPHLHRTVQLIKTLGKKAGVSINPGTPVNTLESILDDLDLVLVMSVNPGFGGQSFIESCLPKIETLRKMIDSRGLDCELEVDGGVKADNISRVASAGADVFVAGSAVFSSSDYRKTIAALRTNASSLTV